The Granulicella sp. 5B5 nucleotide sequence ATGCAGAAAAACTACCAGGCTGCCGCCAACAGCTTCCGAGACGCCCTCCGCGGGGACCTCGCCCCCAAGTGGATCGAAGTCTGGTCTCACGTCAACCTCGGCAAGATCTTCGACATCACCGGCCAGCGCGAGCGCGCCGTCAACGAGTACCGCCAGGCCCTCCAGACCAACGACAACACCCAGGGCGCCATCAACGAAGCCCGCGCCCGCATGCAGAAACCCTACAAAGCCGACGACGCCACCCTCGACTAACCCTGCCACCACTCCCGTGGCGCAACATGGCTCACTTCGCGAACTTTGCGGGAGGCTTTGCCGTTGCCGTTGCCTTTCTGGCTGTCATTCTGAGCGCAGCGAAGAACCTGCTTCCCGAACCCGGTACGCTATCCCCATGCCACAGTCACTCCATGACATCGCCGCCATCCTCGAGCGCACCCCCTCCGCCCTCAACATCCTCCTCCGCAACCTGCCCGACACCTGGACACAGCGCAACGAAGGCCCCGACACCTGGACGCCAAAGCAAATCGTCGCGCACTACATCCACACCGACCGCCACAACTGGCTCCCGCGCATCCAACTCATCCTCGACGCAGCAACACCACCCAGCTTCGCCAGCATGTCCCGCGTCCCCGACAGCGAAGACCCCAACAACAAATCCCTCCCCGAACTCCTCGACATCTTCACGCTTCTACGCCGCCGCAACCTCACCACTCTGCGCGCCCGCGACCTCCAACCCGCAGCCCTCGAACGCACAGCCATCCACCCAGCCTTCGGCGAGGTCACTCTAGGCAACCTCCTCGCAACCTGGGCCGCGCACGACCTAACCCACCTCCACCAGCTCTCCCGCACCCTAGCCCACCAGCTCCGCGAAGACGTAGGCCCATGGACAGCCTACCTCGGCGTCATGCACTGCACCGCCCACAGCATCTAGCTCTTCCAACAAACACCGTGGCGAACCTTAGCTAACTCCGCGCCCTTCGCGGGAGGCTTTTGCCTTTGCTTTTGCTACTCCCTACTCCCTACTCCCTACTCCCTATTTTTGACCAGCATCGGCTCTTCCCGGTCTTCCACCACCGTCGCCGCAATCCCCACCCGCGCAAGCATCCCCGCCACTACGCGCAGCGAATCCTCCGCAACAAACCGGCTCCGCACCAACTCGACAGCCTCCCCCGCCAGCCCACCGCGCACACCCACGCATAACGCCGCGCGATACGTGCAGCTCGCCAGGTCCGTCATGCTCAAAGCATCCGTCGGAGTACAAAGAACCGTCTTCGGCGGAGCCATCCGGTCCAGCAGGCTGAAGATCTCCAGCTTCGACTCCAGCTCATCCGGCACAAAGTCCACCGCGACGTCGGCCTCGCGCACGGCATCTTCCACCGTCAAGGCGACGCGCAACGAACCCGCCACGCCCAGCTCCGCATACTCATCCTGAGCACGCCGCAGGTTCGCCGGCATCACATCTTCCAGCACCACATCCAAGCCGGCGGCCGCGCAGCGCAGCGCAAACGCCCGGCCCAGCCTGCCTGCCCCGATGATGGCAATCTTCATCTACTTCGCCGTAAACGCGGCCACAACCGAGTCATAGCTCGGGTCCGCATGGCGAATATGCTCCGCTATCCGCTCCCGGTCCTCCGGCGTCAGCACCGGCAGCACCGAAAGGATGCGGCGCAGCGTCACAGAAATGTCATCCACATAGTTCATCGTACGAATAGCTTCACCAGAAAGCGGCACGTGTTTCTCCTTCTTCATTCGCTCATCCGAGCAGGTCTAGTCTTTACTCTCTATTGTCTACTCTCTGCTGTCTACTGTCTGCTCTTACGAGTTCGTCGCCGGCGGCACATACCCATC carries:
- a CDS encoding DinB family protein, with the protein product MPQSLHDIAAILERTPSALNILLRNLPDTWTQRNEGPDTWTPKQIVAHYIHTDRHNWLPRIQLILDAATPPSFASMSRVPDSEDPNNKSLPELLDIFTLLRRRNLTTLRARDLQPAALERTAIHPAFGEVTLGNLLATWAAHDLTHLHQLSRTLAHQLREDVGPWTAYLGVMHCTAHSI
- a CDS encoding 3-hydroxyacyl-CoA dehydrogenase NAD-binding domain-containing protein produces the protein MKIAIIGAGRLGRAFALRCAAAGLDVVLEDVMPANLRRAQDEYAELGVAGSLRVALTVEDAVREADVAVDFVPDELESKLEIFSLLDRMAPPKTVLCTPTDALSMTDLASCTYRAALCVGVRGGLAGEAVELVRSRFVAEDSLRVVAGMLARVGIAATVVEDREEPMLVKNRE